ACCGCATTGAAACAATATAAAATAGCATTGGCTAAATTAAATTATATCACTGCAAAAAAATAAACAAATGAAATGAGCATAAATTTTTTCATCGACATATTTACCTACTGGGATGAATAAAATTTGTGCGAATTACTTAATGTCTTAAAATTTTTAAGGCATTAATCTTCAAAAAATTAAAAATTTTATACAGATGAAAACAGAAACAAAAAAAATCATAAAAGTGGCCGCATCTACCCTGGTTTTAGGCTTGTTGTTCGGGTGGCTATTGTTTGGAGGTTCAGAAAACAATAAAACAGATGAGCACCAACATACGGAAGAAGAAATAGCTGGAGAAACCATCTGGACCTGTTCCATGCATCCGCAGATCAGACAAAATGAACCAGGTGACTGCCCCATCTGTGGGATGGACTTAATTCCTTTGGGAGACGATAATGATTCAGAATTGGATCCCATGGTCATAAGCATGTCGCCAACAGCCATGCAGCTTGCCAACGTTTCAACAGCCGTAGTGGGCAAGACCAAGCCCATAAAGTTGCTTAAATTAAACGGCAAGGTTGAAGCCGATGAGCGGTCTGTATATTCCCAGTCATCCCATATACCTGGACGTATAGAAAGACTTATGGTCAATTTTACAGGTGAGAATGTAAACCAAGGGCAGGTGATTGCTTCCATTTACTCCCCAGATTTGGTAAACGCCCAGGAAGAGCTTTTTGAAGCGAGAAAGATTGTTGAGACCCAGCCACAGCTTTTTGATGCCGCAAAGGAAAAATTAAAAAACTGGAAACTATCTGATAAGCAAATCGTACAAATCCTCGAATCTGGTATTGTTAAAGAAGAACTACCCATACATGCCGATGTTTCGGGCTATGTAACCGAAAAAATGGTAAACCTTGGCGACTATGTCAACAAGGGCAAAGCATTATATCAAATTGCAAATCTTTATAATATTTGGGTATTATTCGATGTCTATGAATCGGATATGGCTTGGGTAAAAAAGGATGATGAGGTAAGTTTTACTATCCCTTCTTTACCAGGGGAAACCTTTAAAGGTCGCATTTCTTATATTGACCCGGTAATCAATCCCATGACAAGGGTAGCAAAGGCCAGGGTGGAAATCAACAACAAAGGTTTAAAACTAAAGCCTGAAATGTTCGTTTCTGGCACGGTGGAAGCGAAATTGCCGATAAAATCAGATGCTATCGTAGTTCCCAAAACCGCTGTGATGTGGACAGGACAGCGTTCTGTAGTATATGTTAAGAATACATCTGCAAAAGGTGTGAATTTTATGATGCGCGAAGTAACTTTAGGACCCGGTTTGGGGAATGGTTTCGTGGTAAACAAAGGCTTGGATGATGGGGACGAAATAGCCATTAACGGAACATTCAGTATTGATGCCGCAGCACAATTAGCGGGTAAGCCTAGTATGATGAATCCTGAGGGTGGTCCTGCAATGACGGGGCATAATCATGGGGGTATGAATATGGGTGACACTCCTAATTCTAAAGTGGAGTCTAAAAAATCAGTTCTAAAAAAAATAACAATTGGGCAGAATGCAAAAGATGCGCTTCAACCTCTTTTTACAAATTACATTGATATGAAAGAGGCTCTAACCAAAGATGATATGGAAGGCGCAAAAACGGCAGGAGCAAAAATATTAAAGACTTTGGAAGGGGTTAACATGTCCTTGTACACAGGAGATTCACACAATGTTTGGATGGGGTTGAGCAGCGATTTAAAAAACACGCTTCAACATGTTCAGCATTTCAAAACGCTGGAAGACATTCGAAAACCTTTCCAACAGGTATCCAGTACTATGATTGATTTGGAAAAGACATTTAGTCCTTATAACAAATCGTTATATGTGATGCACTGCCCAATGGCGAACAACAATAAGGGAGCCGATTGGTTGAGTACAACAAAAGAAGTAAAGAATCCCTACTACGGAGAAGCAATGCTTACTTGTGGAGAAGTAAAAGAAGAAATACAATGAAAACAAAAATGAAAACAAAATTAACATTATTATTTCTAGTTGCAATAACTACTGGTGTTTTTGCACAAGTAGTGCAAGTAGCAGAAGGTAATATATACAACCTTCCTGTTAGAGAACATACTATAACTTTGCGTGAAGCAACTGTAAATAAAGCAGGAAAAAATGTTATGGGAATGACCGTTAACGGTACTATCCCAGGGCCAACTTTAGAATTTACTGAAGGAGAATACGCGGTTATTTACGTAAAAAATGAAATGAGCGAAGAAACTTCTGTGCATTGGCATGGTTTGTTATTACCTAATTTTTATGATGGCGTACCCTATTTAACAACACCACCCATAGAACCTGGGCATACACAGAAATACGAATTTCCTATAAAACAATCTGGAACCTATTGGTACCATTCACATACAATGTTGCAAGAACAAAGTGGTGTTTATGGTTCTATAGTCATTCATCCAAAAGAACAACTATTGGAGTACGACAAAGAATTGGTCTTGATGTTGTCTGATTGGACCAACGAAAAACCAATGAATGTACTTCGCAATCTTAAACGAGGCAATGAATGGTACGGCATTAGAAAAGGAACGGCTACCCCATTGAACCGAGTAATTAAACGAGGTGCCATGGGAGCGCAATTAAACTTTTGGAGACAGCGAATGGAAGGTGCCGATATAGCCGATGTGTATTATCCTGCCTTTTTAATTAACGGCGAAGAAAGTATTGAGTATCCTGAATTTAAACCCGGTGAGAAAGTTAGATTAAGGATTATAGATGGAGGGGCTTCTACCTCTTTTTGGATGACTTTTGGAGGAGGAGACCCACTTTTAATTTCGGCTGATGGTCTTGATGTTGTGCCTGTTAAAAAGAACAAAACGTTCATAGGTATTGCAGAAACCTACGATTTTATTGTAACCATTCCAGAAAAAGGAAAAATTGAATTTAGAATTACGGCACAGGATGGTTCTGGTACGGCTTCAGCCTTTCTTGGAACCGGCGACGTGCTTCCTGCAGAGATTGTTCCGAGACCAGATAAGATTGGCATGATGCAGAAAATGGCAAAGATGGACATGAAAATGGGTGCACATGCATTAAAATATCGCCCTAAAAAAGATGAACGCTATAAAATGAAGGAAGAATATGGGATGCAGATGGATAAGATGCAAGGAATGGACATGGGTAATTCCGAAATGAAAGATGATGATATGAAAAATATGGATCATTCAAAAATGCAGGGCATGGAGATGAAGAAAGATTCCATAAAACAAGACAAGATGGAAGGCATGAAAAGGGATGACATGAACATGGAAATGCCAAAGGACACAACGGCCATAGACCATACGAAAATGAAAGGTATGGCAATGAATATGCAAAAAGATACCATCAGAATGGATACCATGGCTGGGATGAAAATGGAAGGAATGGATTTGTTTTCAGAATACAATTACGATTATTTGAAGTCGCCCGAAATAACCACCTATGATAAGGATGTTCCAGTTAAGGAAATATTGCTGAACCTTACCGGAAATATGAACCGTTATATCTGGAGCATGAACGGGGTGCCATTGTCTGAGGCGGATAAAATAAAAATAAATAACAGGGAAGTTACCCGTATAATATTCAATAACCTTACCATGATGCACCACCCCATGCACCTGCACGGGCATTTCTTCAGAGTACTTAATGAAAATGGAGAGTACTCACCATTAAAGCACACGGTAAATGTACCACCAATGCAAAAGGTAACCATTGAGTTTTATGGTAATAATGGCGACGAGTATGGTGATTGGTTTTTCCATTGTCATATTTTATATCACATGATGGGTGGTATGGCAAGGGTAGTATCTTATGATACACCAAGAGACCCAAGAATGAAAGGATATCCAGTTTCAAATTTGATAGCCGAAACTAACAAATACTATACTTGGGGTATGGTTGATGCTGCTTCGCATACAACGGCTCTCAATATTATAAGCTCCAATATTAGAAATCAATTTAATGCTTCTTTTGAATATGGATGGAACAAAAATTTAGAGGCCGAGGCAACCTACGAATATTACCTACACGATTATTTACGTGTTTTTGGAGGTGTAAATATTGAAAATGAAACCCGTAAAAGTCTTGACCAATTTAAAACAACCGCAGTGGTTGGGGTTCGCTATTTAACACCTTATTTATTTGCACTCGATGCCAGAATTGATAATGAATTACGACCGAGAATTGGATTGGGGAGAAGCATTATGCTGTTCCCAAGATTTTCCGTTTTTGGCTATTATGAGTACCAAATAGATTTAGGATTTGTAAATGACTTACCTGCAAATAAAGACTTCACTTCAGAAACAGTTTGGAGTGCAGGTGCAGAATATTTTTTATCGAGAAACGTATCCCTTATGGGCAGCTATGACAACCGTTTTGGTGGAGGTGGTGGGCTATCCGTGAGATTTTAATCATTCAAT
This window of the Maribacter cobaltidurans genome carries:
- a CDS encoding multicopper oxidase domain-containing protein, whose protein sequence is MKTKLTLLFLVAITTGVFAQVVQVAEGNIYNLPVREHTITLREATVNKAGKNVMGMTVNGTIPGPTLEFTEGEYAVIYVKNEMSEETSVHWHGLLLPNFYDGVPYLTTPPIEPGHTQKYEFPIKQSGTYWYHSHTMLQEQSGVYGSIVIHPKEQLLEYDKELVLMLSDWTNEKPMNVLRNLKRGNEWYGIRKGTATPLNRVIKRGAMGAQLNFWRQRMEGADIADVYYPAFLINGEESIEYPEFKPGEKVRLRIIDGGASTSFWMTFGGGDPLLISADGLDVVPVKKNKTFIGIAETYDFIVTIPEKGKIEFRITAQDGSGTASAFLGTGDVLPAEIVPRPDKIGMMQKMAKMDMKMGAHALKYRPKKDERYKMKEEYGMQMDKMQGMDMGNSEMKDDDMKNMDHSKMQGMEMKKDSIKQDKMEGMKRDDMNMEMPKDTTAIDHTKMKGMAMNMQKDTIRMDTMAGMKMEGMDLFSEYNYDYLKSPEITTYDKDVPVKEILLNLTGNMNRYIWSMNGVPLSEADKIKINNREVTRIIFNNLTMMHHPMHLHGHFFRVLNENGEYSPLKHTVNVPPMQKVTIEFYGNNGDEYGDWFFHCHILYHMMGGMARVVSYDTPRDPRMKGYPVSNLIAETNKYYTWGMVDAASHTTALNIISSNIRNQFNASFEYGWNKNLEAEATYEYYLHDYLRVFGGVNIENETRKSLDQFKTTAVVGVRYLTPYLFALDARIDNELRPRIGLGRSIMLFPRFSVFGYYEYQIDLGFVNDLPANKDFTSETVWSAGAEYFLSRNVSLMGSYDNRFGGGGGLSVRF
- a CDS encoding efflux RND transporter periplasmic adaptor subunit, with the translated sequence MKTETKKIIKVAASTLVLGLLFGWLLFGGSENNKTDEHQHTEEEIAGETIWTCSMHPQIRQNEPGDCPICGMDLIPLGDDNDSELDPMVISMSPTAMQLANVSTAVVGKTKPIKLLKLNGKVEADERSVYSQSSHIPGRIERLMVNFTGENVNQGQVIASIYSPDLVNAQEELFEARKIVETQPQLFDAAKEKLKNWKLSDKQIVQILESGIVKEELPIHADVSGYVTEKMVNLGDYVNKGKALYQIANLYNIWVLFDVYESDMAWVKKDDEVSFTIPSLPGETFKGRISYIDPVINPMTRVAKARVEINNKGLKLKPEMFVSGTVEAKLPIKSDAIVVPKTAVMWTGQRSVVYVKNTSAKGVNFMMREVTLGPGLGNGFVVNKGLDDGDEIAINGTFSIDAAAQLAGKPSMMNPEGGPAMTGHNHGGMNMGDTPNSKVESKKSVLKKITIGQNAKDALQPLFTNYIDMKEALTKDDMEGAKTAGAKILKTLEGVNMSLYTGDSHNVWMGLSSDLKNTLQHVQHFKTLEDIRKPFQQVSSTMIDLEKTFSPYNKSLYVMHCPMANNNKGADWLSTTKEVKNPYYGEAMLTCGEVKEEIQ